From a region of the Fischerella sp. JS2 genome:
- a CDS encoding KH domain-containing protein, with protein sequence MSLNRSVQKPLPKFVTKSPTVSPDYVGLVRFLMQPFLEFPESLSVDCEMYHTRKRAWIRIAFESTDKGKVFGRGGRNIQAIRTVIAAAAEAAGHSVYLDIYGSNGVSRENAAFEEEGEERLPPKSRERRANGSRPVIKSRSH encoded by the coding sequence ATGTCTTTGAACAGGTCAGTGCAAAAGCCGCTTCCTAAGTTTGTCACAAAATCCCCAACAGTAAGTCCTGACTACGTTGGGTTAGTACGTTTTTTAATGCAGCCGTTTTTAGAATTTCCTGAGTCTTTGAGCGTCGATTGTGAAATGTATCACACCCGTAAGCGAGCTTGGATTCGCATCGCTTTTGAAAGCACAGACAAAGGTAAAGTGTTCGGTCGGGGAGGACGCAACATCCAGGCGATTCGTACAGTCATTGCTGCTGCTGCTGAAGCTGCTGGTCACTCAGTATACTTAGATATCTATGGCAGTAATGGTGTTAGTCGAGAGAACGCTGCTTTTGAAGAAGAGGGAGAAGAGCGATTGCCCCCGAAATCAAGAGAAAGACGCGCTAACGGAAGCCGTCCTGTGATTAAATCTCGTTCCCACTAG
- the rpsP gene encoding 30S ribosomal protein S16: MIKLRLKRYGKKREASYRIIAINSLARRDGRPLEELGYYNPRTDEVRLDVPGIVKRLQQGAQPSDTVRRILQKANVFEQVSAKAAS, from the coding sequence ATGATTAAATTGCGCTTGAAGCGATACGGTAAAAAGCGGGAAGCGAGCTATCGCATAATTGCTATTAACAGCCTTGCTCGCCGCGATGGTCGTCCCCTGGAAGAACTGGGATACTACAACCCCAGAACCGATGAAGTACGACTAGATGTTCCCGGGATCGTCAAGCGACTACAACAAGGTGCCCAACCGAGTGACACCGTGCGTCGCATCCTACAGAAAGCCAATGTCTTTGAACAGGTCAGTGCAAAAGCCGCTTCCTAA
- the rpsU gene encoding 30S ribosomal protein S21, whose translation MAEVRLGENESIDSALRRFKKKIQKAGILSEVKRRERYEKPSLRRKRKEEAARKGSRY comes from the coding sequence GTGGCTGAAGTCCGTTTGGGTGAAAATGAGTCGATTGACTCGGCACTAAGACGCTTTAAAAAGAAAATTCAAAAAGCTGGAATTTTATCTGAAGTCAAGCGCCGAGAAAGATACGAAAAACCTAGTCTGCGCCGCAAGCGCAAAGAGGAGGCTGCACGTAAAGGTAGTCGCTACTAA